The Chloroflexota bacterium genome window below encodes:
- the aspS gene encoding aspartate--tRNA ligase, which produces MLKTISCGDVRAEHTGKTVTLAGWVHRRRDHGGLIFIDMRDREGIVQVVFNPDNAPDGVHSVAETLRNEWVVQVTGVVAARPEGTVNPNIATGEIEVAAEQVKVLNESKTPPFYINEESEVDELIRMKYRFLDLRRQSMRDTIIMRHKVVRFIRDFLSERNFLEVETPILIKSTPEGARDYLVPSRLYPGRFYALPQSPQQLKQLLMAAGVEKYFQIARCFRDEDPRADRQPEHTQLDLEMSFVEEDDVLNLIEELYTKLVETLFPDKWIMRPFPRMTYAEAMASYGSDKPDLRFDLDMSDLSDIAAQTDFRVFTSVVAGGGIVKGFSAPGCASYTRRQTDALIDFVKANGAQGLVTIALTGDGTGGDDLEDLTADGIRSAAARFLSVEQVKAIAHRTEASIGDMILIVAGPEKTTNQALSALRNEMGRRLELADPNLVAFAFVTDFPLFEWNEDEERWDAMHHAFSMPKNGHEAYLDSDPGKVIGRLYDLVANGEELASGSIRIHTRDLQERVFGVLGYTKEQVAERFEQLLSAFEYGTPPHGGIAPGIDRLMMVMTGRDNIRDVIAFPKTQSGFDPLFEAPNVVEQRHLDELHITIDAEDEA; this is translated from the coding sequence TTGCTTAAGACCATCAGCTGCGGCGATGTACGCGCCGAACACACTGGCAAAACTGTAACGCTGGCAGGCTGGGTGCACCGCCGCCGCGACCACGGCGGTCTGATATTTATCGACATGCGCGACCGCGAGGGCATCGTTCAAGTCGTCTTCAATCCCGACAACGCGCCGGACGGCGTGCATTCAGTCGCCGAGACGTTGCGCAACGAGTGGGTCGTGCAGGTAACCGGCGTTGTGGCTGCGAGACCGGAAGGCACGGTGAACCCGAACATCGCCACCGGCGAGATCGAAGTCGCCGCCGAGCAGGTCAAGGTGCTGAACGAATCGAAGACGCCGCCCTTCTACATCAACGAAGAGAGCGAAGTCGATGAACTCATTCGCATGAAATACCGTTTCCTAGACCTGCGCCGCCAGTCCATGCGCGACACGATAATCATGCGGCACAAGGTTGTGCGCTTCATCCGCGACTTCCTCAGCGAGCGCAATTTCCTGGAAGTGGAAACGCCCATCCTCATCAAGAGCACGCCCGAGGGCGCGCGCGACTATCTTGTGCCGAGCCGCCTGTATCCGGGGCGGTTCTACGCGCTGCCGCAGTCTCCGCAGCAGCTCAAGCAGTTGCTTATGGCTGCCGGTGTGGAGAAATACTTCCAGATTGCGCGCTGCTTCCGCGACGAAGACCCGCGCGCCGACCGTCAGCCGGAGCACACGCAGTTGGACCTCGAAATGAGCTTCGTCGAAGAGGACGATGTGCTCAACCTCATCGAAGAACTGTACACGAAGCTTGTCGAAACGCTGTTCCCGGACAAGTGGATAATGCGCCCGTTCCCGCGAATGACCTACGCGGAGGCGATGGCGTCCTACGGCTCCGACAAGCCGGACTTGCGTTTCGACTTAGACATGTCAGACCTGTCGGACATCGCGGCGCAGACGGACTTTCGCGTGTTCACATCGGTCGTAGCGGGCGGCGGCATCGTCAAGGGCTTCAGCGCGCCGGGCTGCGCATCGTACACGCGCCGCCAGACAGACGCGCTTATCGATTTCGTTAAGGCCAACGGCGCGCAAGGGCTGGTCACGATTGCGCTAACCGGCGACGGCACGGGCGGGGATGACTTGGAAGACCTGACCGCCGACGGCATACGCTCCGCCGCGGCGCGCTTCCTGAGCGTAGAGCAGGTGAAGGCTATCGCGCATCGGACGGAAGCATCGATAGGCGATATGATTCTCATCGTCGCGGGACCGGAGAAGACCACCAATCAGGCGCTGAGCGCGCTGCGCAACGAGATGGGGCGGCGGCTGGAACTCGCCGACCCGAACCTCGTCGCCTTCGCGTTCGTCACCGATTTCCCGCTGTTCGAGTGGAACGAAGACGAAGAGCGCTGGGACGCGATGCACCACGCCTTCTCGATGCCGAAGAACGGGCATGAGGCGTATTTGGACAGCGACCCGGGCAAGGTCATCGGCAGGCTGTACGACCTGGTGGCAAACGGCGAGGAGTTGGCGAGCGGCAGCATCCGCATCCACACCCGTGATCTGCAGGAGCGCGTATTCGGCGTGCTTGGCTATACGAAGGAGCAGGTAGCAGAGCGGTTCGAGCAACTGCTATCCGCATTCGAGTACGGCACGCCGCCGCACGGTGGCATCGCGCCGGGCATCGACCGCCTGATGATGGTAATGACCGGCCGCGACAACATCCGCGATGTCATAGCCTTCCCCAAAACCCAAAGCGGCTTCGACCCGCTATTCGAAGCGCCAAACGTCGTAGAACAGCGCCACTTAGACGAACTGCACATTACCATTGACGCGGAGGACGAAGCTTAA
- a CDS encoding enoyl-CoA hydratase/isomerase family protein yields MYDFIKLEKADRIATLTLSRPEKMNALSAGLLTEFSDALDDVHNDHDVNVLILTGAGRAFSAGYDISPGQEAPDIPATAAWDAKHLPAHTLMKLWHLRQPTIAAVNGHALAAGNVLAMTADIVIAAEHATFGEPEIRFVAHSPAIMLPFMIPLRHLHWLYYTGDTVDAQTAEKWNMVNWVVPADELMDSARKAATRIANVPPYAVQMMKRSIKGTYEKMGFSDAFEHHLMIRMIEAMQPGVPEKDALEEIKQEHGMRAFLEARDAPFQ; encoded by the coding sequence ATGTACGACTTCATCAAGCTTGAAAAAGCCGACCGCATCGCCACACTCACGCTCAGCCGCCCTGAGAAGATGAACGCCCTCAGCGCCGGGCTGCTCACCGAGTTCAGCGATGCGCTCGACGATGTGCACAACGACCACGATGTCAATGTGTTGATTCTCACCGGTGCGGGCAGGGCGTTTTCCGCCGGCTACGACATATCGCCGGGGCAGGAAGCGCCCGACATTCCCGCAACCGCCGCATGGGACGCGAAGCATCTGCCCGCGCACACGCTGATGAAGCTGTGGCATCTGCGCCAGCCCACAATCGCCGCAGTCAATGGGCATGCGCTCGCAGCTGGCAATGTGCTTGCGATGACCGCCGACATTGTGATAGCCGCGGAACACGCCACATTCGGCGAGCCGGAAATCCGCTTCGTCGCACACTCGCCGGCGATAATGCTGCCCTTCATGATTCCGCTGCGACATCTTCACTGGCTTTACTACACCGGCGACACAGTTGACGCGCAAACCGCCGAGAAGTGGAACATGGTGAACTGGGTCGTCCCCGCCGACGAGCTGATGGACAGCGCGCGCAAGGCAGCGACCCGTATCGCGAACGTGCCGCCATACGCCGTGCAGATGATGAAGCGAAGCATCAAAGGCACATACGAAAAGATGGGCTTCTCCGATGCGTTTGAGCACCACTTGATGATTCGGATGATAGAAGCGATGCAGCCCGGAGTGCCGGAAAAGGACGCGCTAGAGGAAATCAAGCAAGAACACGGCATGCGCGCCTTCTTGGAAGCGCGGGACGCTCCGTTTCAATAG
- a CDS encoding sulfatase-like hydrolase/transferase, whose product MESLPRACPPLTPRLSLYKLTQANDLCENSLTRGGSMTDRPNVVFIFSDQQRSDTMACYGADYMNVPHLNALAERSFVFQNAYVAQAVCTPARATIMTGLYPHAAGPVVNKIHLPESTPVIAEMIDDEYFKGYMGKWHLGNDVQTQHGFDVWSPTEDMHREAYTKPELRYEMTPYHRHLESEGYEPDSTHSDGVKVFSADARQDLPKEMQMAHYLGDRAAEFIEENKDKPFILYVSTFEPHSPYHGPYMDMYDPAELPVGDAFLKIPDTASRVVRVRAEYFMQFMLEGKSHADDEYMTRYAASREDVTTEEGWRTLRAHYLANVTLVDDMVGKITDALDKADIADNTIVVFTSEHGDMMGDHGMLEKRSFFEESAKVPLLMAVPWLSNEQTIVEGSVGHIDLVPTLLELTGQELPDTLQGKSLLPVLTGEQTLENNDVFVQWNGTSDELPDRFLGSHDINRMLTLPWRTVITPDRWKLNLCAGDQCELYDLNNDPYEQNNLYNDPEQRDRIIDMAARIRIWQHQTGDTAPLPSV is encoded by the coding sequence ATGGAATCGCTACCCCGTGCCTGCCCACCATTGACACCACGCCTATCCCTTTATAAACTCACGCAAGCAAATGACTTGTGCGAAAACTCACTAACGAGAGGTGGAAGTATGACTGACAGACCAAATGTAGTGTTCATTTTTAGCGACCAGCAGCGGTCGGATACGATGGCATGCTATGGTGCGGACTATATGAATGTGCCGCATCTGAATGCGCTCGCGGAACGCAGCTTCGTTTTCCAGAACGCCTATGTCGCGCAGGCGGTCTGCACGCCTGCGCGCGCCACAATTATGACCGGGCTTTACCCGCACGCCGCGGGGCCCGTCGTGAACAAGATTCACCTGCCCGAGAGTACGCCTGTCATCGCCGAAATGATCGACGACGAGTACTTCAAGGGCTACATGGGCAAGTGGCACTTGGGCAACGACGTGCAAACGCAGCACGGCTTCGATGTGTGGAGTCCGACCGAGGACATGCACCGCGAGGCGTACACCAAGCCGGAACTGCGCTATGAGATGACACCGTACCACAGGCACCTCGAATCCGAAGGCTACGAACCGGACAGCACACACTCGGATGGCGTGAAGGTGTTCTCGGCGGATGCACGCCAAGACCTGCCCAAAGAAATGCAGATGGCGCACTACCTGGGCGACAGAGCCGCCGAGTTCATCGAGGAGAACAAGGACAAGCCGTTCATCCTGTATGTCAGCACATTCGAGCCGCACTCGCCGTACCATGGGCCGTATATGGATATGTACGATCCGGCGGAACTGCCTGTCGGTGACGCCTTCCTGAAGATTCCGGATACCGCGTCCAGAGTCGTCCGCGTTCGCGCCGAATACTTTATGCAGTTCATGCTGGAAGGCAAGAGCCATGCAGACGACGAGTATATGACGCGCTATGCTGCATCCCGCGAAGATGTTACGACCGAGGAGGGCTGGCGCACACTGCGCGCGCACTACCTCGCGAATGTCACGCTCGTGGATGACATGGTGGGCAAGATTACGGATGCGCTCGACAAGGCGGACATCGCGGACAACACCATCGTGGTGTTCACCAGCGAGCACGGCGATATGATGGGCGACCACGGCATGCTCGAAAAGCGCTCGTTCTTCGAGGAATCCGCGAAGGTTCCGTTGCTGATGGCAGTGCCATGGCTGTCGAACGAGCAGACAATCGTCGAAGGCAGCGTGGGGCACATCGACCTAGTGCCGACACTGCTCGAACTGACCGGACAAGAACTGCCGGACACGCTGCAGGGCAAGAGCCTTCTGCCGGTGTTGACGGGCGAGCAGACTTTGGAAAACAATGATGTGTTCGTGCAGTGGAACGGTACCAGCGACGAGTTGCCCGACCGATTCCTAGGCAGCCATGACATCAACCGCATGCTTACACTACCCTGGCGCACGGTCATCACGCCCGACCGCTGGAAGCTCAACCTGTGCGCGGGCGACCAATGCGAGCTGTACGACCTGAACAACGACCCGTACGAGCAGAACAACCTGTACAACGACCCCGAACAGCGCGACCGCATCATCGATATGGCAGCGCGAATCCGAATCTGGCAGCACCAAACCGGCGACACCGCGCCACTGCCGAGTGTCTAA
- a CDS encoding DNA polymerase subunit beta — MAERTAELKALCVTHAVMRLELFGSAATGEYRPGQSDLDFLVEFHDLPDGGYADAYFGLIEALEDLFQSPIDLIVDSAIENPYFRQSVDSTRQLIYAS; from the coding sequence ATTGCTGAGCGCACCGCCGAACTGAAAGCACTTTGCGTCACTCATGCCGTGATGCGTCTGGAACTGTTCGGTTCTGCCGCCACCGGAGAGTATCGCCCCGGGCAAAGCGACTTAGACTTTCTTGTAGAGTTTCACGACCTGCCGGATGGGGGCTACGCGGATGCCTACTTTGGGTTGATTGAGGCGCTGGAAGACTTATTCCAAAGTCCCATTGACCTGATAGTCGATTCCGCTATCGAAAATCCGTACTTTCGGCAGTCGGTGGACAGTACTAGGCAGCTAATCTATGCAAGTTGA
- a CDS encoding DUF86 domain-containing protein has translation MQVEAKCLLFEIQQAAGHIVEFTQGVSFADYQNSALIRSAVERQFEIIGEAVNRLSDIDETLSNRINERRRIIDFRNRLIHGYSVIDNRTVWDVIQSNLPILAREVETLMREG, from the coding sequence ATGCAAGTTGAAGCCAAATGCCTACTCTTCGAGATTCAACAGGCGGCAGGTCACATCGTAGAGTTCACGCAAGGCGTGAGTTTTGCCGATTACCAAAACAGTGCATTGATACGGTCTGCGGTCGAACGCCAATTCGAGATAATCGGCGAGGCAGTAAATCGACTCTCGGACATCGACGAAACTCTCTCTAATCGCATCAACGAACGCCGCAGGATTATTGATTTTCGCAACCGGCTTATTCACGGATACTCAGTTATCGACAATAGAACGGTCTGGGATGTAATCCAAAGCAATCTGCCAATTCTTGCTCGTGAAGTTGAAACGTTGATGCGCGAAGGATAA
- a CDS encoding MBL fold metallo-hydrolase, with translation MLSDFTVTLLGTSSPSPSIDRFGSSTLVEAGGLRLLFDCGRGAIQRLLQLGPDYPRVDRLFLTHLHSDHIVGIPDLWLTAWIMGRRSAFKVWGPEGTTDMMWHLEQAFQADIHIRRDLDEMLPQSGINIVAEDIAEGFEFVLGDVRVVVFDVDHRPVTPAFGYRIEYDGKVAVLSGDTRPCENLVKYAQGSDLLVHEIIAPKAFYKRATQMTEHHRQAVVNHYTTPQQAGETFSRINPKLAVYSHVIGSPIPGYEEEILEGTAETYAGAVEIGYDLTRITVGDEVWSERVG, from the coding sequence ATGCTCTCTGACTTCACTGTAACGCTGCTGGGAACGAGTTCGCCTTCGCCGTCTATCGACCGCTTTGGCAGCAGCACACTGGTTGAGGCGGGCGGTTTGCGGCTGCTGTTCGACTGCGGACGCGGCGCGATTCAGCGTCTGCTGCAACTCGGACCGGACTATCCGCGCGTGGACAGGCTGTTTCTGACACACCTGCACTCGGACCACATCGTGGGCATACCGGACTTGTGGTTGACGGCGTGGATAATGGGACGAAGGTCGGCATTCAAGGTGTGGGGGCCCGAAGGCACGACCGATATGATGTGGCACTTGGAGCAGGCGTTTCAGGCGGACATCCACATCCGGCGAGACCTCGACGAGATGCTTCCGCAATCCGGCATCAACATCGTAGCAGAGGACATCGCGGAGGGCTTCGAGTTCGTGTTGGGCGATGTGCGCGTGGTCGTGTTCGATGTTGACCATCGCCCCGTAACGCCTGCATTCGGCTATCGCATCGAGTATGACGGCAAGGTGGCGGTACTGTCCGGCGACACGCGCCCTTGCGAGAACTTGGTGAAGTACGCGCAGGGCTCGGACTTGCTCGTCCACGAAATCATCGCGCCAAAGGCATTCTACAAGCGCGCCACGCAGATGACCGAGCATCACCGCCAAGCCGTCGTCAATCACTACACGACACCGCAGCAGGCTGGCGAGACATTCAGCAGGATAAACCCAAAGCTGGCGGTGTATTCGCATGTAATCGGCAGTCCGATCCCCGGCTACGAAGAAGAAATACTCGAAGGCACGGCAGAAACCTACGCCGGCGCCGTGGAAATTGGCTACGACTTGACGCGCATTACGGTCGGCGATGAGGTGTGGTCAGAGCGGGTTGGATAA
- a CDS encoding arylsulfatase — translation MTDQPTRRPNIIICLVDDLGFSDLGSYGSSLLTRNIDALASNGIRCTQMYNSARCCPSRAALLTGLHPHQAGVGHMTADYGIDSYQGYLNDRCVTIAEVLRTAGYRTLMSGKWHVGGNFHPPVPEFGWPTGEEGYPTPRQRGFDRFFGIWGGYSSFFNPDSLGLDDTPIKAETPDFYLTEEITNHAIQMIDEGSDSDAPFFLYLSYTAPHWPLHALEEDIAKYEGAFRQGWDAERTARHESQKSMGLLDEKWQISPRDEDAPDWNDVRHKDWEDLRMAVYAAQVDRVDHGIGRIMGRLRELGEYDDTLFMFLSDNGGCAELFREDNDIPVPSIYSTPTVDGRPVTSGNIPGVRPGPDDTFMSYDLPWANVSNAPFRLFKSWMQEGGISTPFIVHWPRVIGQPSIDHSTMYITDITATCIDAAGATYPTEYQGRQITPIEGESFLQMLQGRDWQREAPIFWEHEGNRAVRIGEWKLVSEYGLAWELYNMDEDRTELNDLSSGDADRARRMTRLYEEWAARCQVMPWPVDPRSRSGKYPTLGKHNYIA, via the coding sequence ATGACCGACCAACCTACCAGACGCCCCAACATCATCATCTGCCTTGTGGACGACCTTGGGTTTTCGGACTTGGGGAGCTATGGGTCGAGCCTGTTGACTCGCAATATCGATGCGCTTGCGTCGAATGGGATTCGGTGTACGCAGATGTACAACTCCGCGCGCTGCTGCCCGTCCCGCGCGGCGCTGCTCACGGGCTTGCATCCGCATCAAGCCGGCGTCGGGCATATGACCGCCGACTACGGCATTGATAGCTATCAGGGCTATCTGAACGACAGGTGCGTGACCATCGCGGAAGTGCTGAGAACCGCCGGATACCGCACGCTGATGAGCGGCAAGTGGCACGTCGGCGGCAACTTCCATCCGCCCGTGCCCGAGTTCGGCTGGCCCACCGGCGAAGAAGGCTACCCCACGCCACGCCAGCGCGGCTTCGATCGGTTCTTCGGCATCTGGGGCGGCTATAGTTCGTTCTTCAACCCGGATTCGCTCGGTTTGGACGATACGCCTATCAAGGCTGAGACTCCGGACTTCTACCTTACGGAAGAGATTACGAACCACGCAATTCAGATGATAGACGAGGGCAGCGATTCAGACGCGCCGTTCTTCCTGTACCTGTCGTACACCGCGCCGCATTGGCCCCTGCACGCGCTCGAAGAGGACATCGCCAAGTACGAAGGCGCATTCCGTCAGGGCTGGGACGCCGAACGCACCGCACGCCACGAATCACAGAAATCCATGGGCTTGCTCGACGAGAAGTGGCAAATCAGCCCGCGTGACGAGGACGCGCCGGACTGGAATGATGTACGGCACAAGGACTGGGAAGACTTGCGCATGGCGGTTTATGCCGCGCAGGTTGACCGCGTGGACCATGGCATCGGGCGAATCATGGGAAGGCTGCGCGAGCTGGGCGAGTACGACGACACGCTTTTCATGTTCTTGTCGGACAACGGCGGTTGCGCCGAGTTGTTCCGCGAAGACAACGACATCCCCGTGCCGAGCATATATTCCACGCCGACGGTGGACGGCAGGCCCGTTACATCGGGCAATATCCCCGGCGTTCGACCCGGTCCTGACGACACCTTCATGAGCTACGATCTGCCTTGGGCGAATGTGAGCAACGCGCCGTTCCGCCTGTTCAAGAGCTGGATGCAGGAGGGCGGAATATCCACGCCGTTCATCGTCCACTGGCCCCGGGTCATCGGACAGCCGAGCATCGACCACAGCACGATGTACATCACCGACATCACCGCGACCTGCATCGACGCGGCAGGCGCGACATATCCCACCGAATACCAAGGCAGGCAAATCACGCCCATCGAAGGCGAAAGTTTTCTGCAAATGCTGCAAGGGCGAGATTGGCAGCGAGAAGCGCCGATATTCTGGGAACACGAAGGCAACCGCGCCGTCCGAATCGGCGAATGGAAGCTCGTATCGGAGTATGGCTTGGCATGGGAGCTGTACAATATGGACGAAGACCGCACCGAACTCAACGACCTGTCGTCCGGTGACGCCGACCGTGCGCGCCGAATGACGCGCCTATACGAAGAATGGGCGGCGCGCTGCCAAGTAATGCCATGGCCGGTTGACCCGCGCTCCCGCAGCGGCAAATATCCTACGCTGGGCAAGCACAACTACATCGCTTGA
- the dgoD gene encoding galactonate dehydratase translates to MKITSITAHPASAAPRGQARNYMFVKIETDEGITGWGEATSGPLAVAAMVEEFGQVLIGKDPHRIEEHWQTLYHHFHVRGGVVQMSAISGIEIALWDIKGQALGVPVYQLLGGAMRDKLWCYGRWDGLTVEDAVENALRHTEMGLTALKGDPFDHRGLFIPIEAERIAVKKLEAVREAVGDDVELLVEVHGRLAPADAIRIGNAMEPYRPFVYEEPVPPQNLDAMQRVAEQVNIPLATGERLYTKWDYTDLLQRQIVKMIQPDIVQGGGISELKKIAAMAEAHYVGFQPHNPYGPLCTIASLHLDACVPNFMIQEGGIHPWFQDACTGDFPVQKDGFLPLPTGTGLGVGMNEDWLRANPWRDDAAVWRPADGAILSLQQTNWS, encoded by the coding sequence ATGAAAATCACATCCATCACCGCCCACCCCGCCTCCGCCGCCCCTCGCGGGCAGGCGCGCAACTATATGTTCGTGAAGATTGAGACCGATGAGGGCATTACCGGCTGGGGCGAGGCTACATCAGGTCCGCTCGCGGTCGCCGCTATGGTCGAGGAGTTCGGGCAGGTTCTCATAGGCAAGGACCCACACCGCATCGAGGAGCACTGGCAGACGCTCTACCATCACTTCCATGTGCGCGGCGGCGTTGTGCAGATGTCCGCCATAAGCGGCATCGAGATTGCGTTATGGGACATCAAAGGGCAGGCGCTCGGCGTTCCCGTCTATCAGCTTCTCGGCGGCGCGATGCGCGACAAGCTCTGGTGCTATGGCAGATGGGACGGCCTGACAGTCGAGGATGCCGTGGAAAACGCGCTGCGCCACACCGAGATGGGACTTACCGCGCTCAAGGGCGACCCGTTCGACCATCGCGGGCTGTTCATCCCCATCGAAGCGGAGCGCATCGCGGTCAAGAAGCTGGAAGCCGTGCGCGAGGCGGTCGGCGACGATGTGGAGCTGCTGGTGGAAGTGCACGGCAGGCTGGCGCCGGCGGACGCGATCCGCATCGGCAACGCCATGGAGCCATACCGCCCATTCGTCTATGAAGAACCCGTGCCGCCGCAGAACCTCGACGCCATGCAGCGCGTCGCCGAGCAAGTGAACATACCGCTTGCAACCGGCGAGCGCCTGTACACCAAGTGGGACTACACCGACCTGCTGCAACGCCAGATTGTGAAGATGATCCAGCCCGACATCGTGCAGGGCGGCGGCATATCAGAGCTGAAGAAGATTGCGGCTATGGCGGAAGCGCACTATGTAGGTTTCCAGCCGCACAACCCATACGGTCCCCTTTGCACGATAGCATCTCTGCACCTCGACGCCTGCGTTCCCAACTTCATGATTCAGGAAGGCGGCATACACCCGTGGTTCCAGGACGCATGCACCGGAGACTTCCCCGTGCAGAAGGACGGCTTCCTGCCGCTGCCGACGGGAACCGGGCTGGGCGTAGGTATGAACGAGGACTGGCTGAGGGCGAATCCTTGGCGGGACGATGCAGCGGTTTGGCGTCCGGCCGACGGCGCAATCCTCTCCCTGCAGCAGACGAACTGGTCGTAG